A segment of the Tepidibacillus fermentans genome:
AAGGTCGACTCGCCTTTTGTGGTTCTTCATTTCGAGTGGATAATGCTTTCATTGAAGAAAATCCTGCTACCGCTAAAGGTGTAATCGTTGCTTCTGTTCCACCAGCAATCATGACATTGGCATCGCCACGACGGATGATTTCAAACGCATCACCAATTGCATGAGTTCCTGTTGCACATGCAGAAACTGGAGCGCTATTTGGACCTTTTGCACCAAGTAAAATGGAGACTTGGCCTGAAGCCATATTGCTTATTAACATTGGAATAAAAAATGGCGAAATTCGTTTAGGTCCTTTATCTAATAATACCTTGTGTTGTTCCTCAATGGTTTTAAGGCCTCCAATACCAGAACCAATATATACTCCGATACGATCTGCATTATTCTCATTTATCTCAAGTCCTGAATCCGCTAATGCCATCTTTGCTGCAGCAATGGCAAAAAGGGTAAATCGATCCATTCTTTTTGCTTCTTTTTTATCAACCCAATCTTCCGGATTGAAGTTCTTCACTTCCCCTGCAATCTTCACAGGAAATTCAGTTGTATCAAATTGAGTAATATAATCGATTCCCGATTTTCCTTCCAACAAAGCATTCCAAAATTCATTCAAATGATTCCCTACTGGCGAGATAACTCCTAATCCTGTAACAACAACTCTATTCTTCATAGTCACACCCCTAAAAAAGTTAAAAAAATATCTATTTGATAAATTTTCCCGAATCATTAATGGAGATGATCATTCATTTTTAAGAAATATAATTGAAGAGAAAGTCCCGAAATAACGGGACTTTGGACACTTTCATGATTACTGATGAGCTTTAATATAGTCAACAACTTCCCCTACTTTGGAGATTTTTTCTGCATCTTCATCAGAAATCTCAAGTTCAAATTCATCTTCTAATTCCATTACTAATTCTACGATATCCAAAGAATCAGCGCCTAGATCTTCTTTGAATCTAGCATCTAATGTAACCTCTTCCTCATCAACCCCAAGACGGTCAACAACAATCTTTTTTACACGATCAAAAATGTCTGCCATTACACGTCACCTCCTCCCTCGTATTATACGAAAATCATCCATAAAAAACTAGTACAAGAAAAGAATTACATTACCATACCACCATCAACATGAATAATTTGCCCTGTTATGTAATCCGCATCTTCTGAAACAAGGAATTTGACTACTTTTGCTACGTCTTTTGGTTTTCCAAAGCGGGCTAATGGAATTTGTGTTAGTAAGCTTTCTTGAATCTCAGGAGATAGTTTCGCCGTCATGTCTGTTTCAATAAAACCTGGTGCAATGGCATTTACAGTAATGTTCCTTGACGCAAACTCGCGGGCTAGCGTTTTGGTAAGACCAATCACACCCGCTTTTGCGGAAACATAATTCGCTTGTCCCACATTTCCTAAAATGCCAACGACAGAGGTAATATTGACGATTTTTCCTGAACGTTGTTTCATCATGGTCCTACTAACAGCTTTACTTGTTAGAAAAACACTTTTTAGATTGGTATCAATCACCTGATCCCAATCTTCTTCTTTCATCCTCATGATTAAATTATCCTTGGTAATTCCGGCATTATTCACTAAAATGTCAATTTTACCGAAATGTTCTAATGTTGTATCAATGAGTGACTGGACCTCTTCGCTTTTGGAAACATCTGCTTGTATGAGAAGACACTCTCGACCAAAAGCTTTAATTTGACTCATAACTTCTTCCGCTGCTTGTTGGCTTTGGTTATAATTGAGGACAATGTTTGCCCCAGCCTCTGCCAATGTTAACGCGATCTCTTTTCCAATTCCTTTTGATCCTCCAGTTACAATTGCCACTTTTCCAGAAAGCATTCTATTCAACTCCATTCCTTCTGAAACTGGTAAAATGAGTCTAGATCTTCAATTGAATAAGTTGTAACCGTTCGATTGATTTTCTTTACTAGACCTGATAATACCTTAGAAGGCCCTACCTCAATAAACGTATCTACTCCTTGAGCAATCATCCATTCAATACTATCTGTCCAAAGAACAGGAGATACCACTTGTTCAATAAGATTCGATTTCATTCGCATAGGTTCTGTTTCTGACCGACCTGTGACATTCATGACAACTGGAGTTCTTCCTTCCTGTATCTGCAGTTTTGTAACAAGCGGTTGCAATCGATCCCTTGCTGGTTTCATTAAACGAGAATGAAATGGACCACTTACAGACAGGGGAATGATTCTCCTAGCCCCTAGTTCCTTCGCTCTTTGGGCTGCAAGTTCTACCCCTAGTTTCGTACCAGAGATCACAATTTGACCTGGAGAATTAATATTCGCTAATTCAACCACATTACCCTCTTCCGTTACTTGACGGCAAACCTTCTCTAAACCTTTCCGATCTATACCCATTACCGCTGCCATTGTCCCTTCTCCATGTGGAACAGCCTCTTCCATAAAGAGTCCTCGTTTTTCTACTAGTCTTAACGCCTCTTCATAAGGGATACTTTCTGCTGCAGTAAGTGCGGTATACTCTCCTAAACTATGACCCGCCATGAAATCCGGCAAAATACCTAGTTTTTTTACAACCGACCAGATGGCTAGGCTCGTTACGTAAATAGCTGGCTGAGTGTACATGGTAATTCTTAATTGTTCTTCAGGCCCTTCGAAGCAGAGCTTCGATAAGGGAAAATCTAAAATATCATCCGCCTGTTTATATATTTCTCTTGCTTCTTCGAATTCCTGATAGAATTGATAACCCATTCCTACAAATTGGGATCCTTGTCCAGGGAATAATATTGCAGTTTTCATCCTCTTCATCCCCTTATTTTTGACTATACCATTTTAAAAGTACTGCACCCCAAGTTAAACCCCCACCAAATCCGACAAGCAGAACATGATCGCCATTTTGAATCCTTTTTTCCCGAATGGCCTCATCTAACGCAACAGGAATCGAGGCTGAAGACATATTGCCATAACGATCTAAATTGACAACTACCTTACTTTTGTCTAAACCTAACCTTTCCCGCGCATAATCAATGATCCGTAAGTTCGCTTGATGAGGTACAAGAAAATCAATCTCTTCCTTTGTCATTCCTGCTTTCTCAATGACACGCAATGACGCTTGTTCCATCGTTTTTACAGCAAATTTAAATACTTCTGAACCTGCCATCTGAATATAGTGTAAACCTTGTTGAACAGTTTCTTCAGAAGCAGGCATCCTTGAACCACCAGCAGGTTGTTTTAACAGATTTC
Coding sequences within it:
- the fabF gene encoding beta-ketoacyl-ACP synthase II; protein product: MKNRVVVTGLGVISPVGNHLNEFWNALLEGKSGIDYITQFDTTEFPVKIAGEVKNFNPEDWVDKKEAKRMDRFTLFAIAAAKMALADSGLEINENNADRIGVYIGSGIGGLKTIEEQHKVLLDKGPKRISPFFIPMLISNMASGQVSILLGAKGPNSAPVSACATGTHAIGDAFEIIRRGDANVMIAGGTEATITPLAVAGFSSMKALSTRNEEPQKASRPFDKDRDGFVMSEGAGVLILESLEHAKKRGAKIYAEVIGYGATGDAYHLTSPAPNGEGAAKAMKMAIQKAGIQPEDVDYINAHGTSTELNDKFETMAIKTTFGDHAYRLAVSSTKSVTGHLLGAAGAVEGIIIALALKNGEIPPTINLEAKDPECDLDYVPNQFRKQNIRIALSNSLGFGGHNATIVMKKFED
- the acpP gene encoding acyl carrier protein: MADIFDRVKKIVVDRLGVDEEEVTLDARFKEDLGADSLDIVELVMELEDEFELEISDEDAEKISKVGEVVDYIKAHQ
- the fabG gene encoding 3-oxoacyl-[acyl-carrier-protein] reductase, with amino-acid sequence MLSGKVAIVTGGSKGIGKEIALTLAEAGANIVLNYNQSQQAAEEVMSQIKAFGRECLLIQADVSKSEEVQSLIDTTLEHFGKIDILVNNAGITKDNLIMRMKEEDWDQVIDTNLKSVFLTSKAVSRTMMKQRSGKIVNITSVVGILGNVGQANYVSAKAGVIGLTKTLAREFASRNITVNAIAPGFIETDMTAKLSPEIQESLLTQIPLARFGKPKDVAKVVKFLVSEDADYITGQIIHVDGGMVM
- the fabD gene encoding ACP S-malonyltransferase, which encodes MKTAILFPGQGSQFVGMGYQFYQEFEEAREIYKQADDILDFPLSKLCFEGPEEQLRITMYTQPAIYVTSLAIWSVVKKLGILPDFMAGHSLGEYTALTAAESIPYEEALRLVEKRGLFMEEAVPHGEGTMAAVMGIDRKGLEKVCRQVTEEGNVVELANINSPGQIVISGTKLGVELAAQRAKELGARRIIPLSVSGPFHSRLMKPARDRLQPLVTKLQIQEGRTPVVMNVTGRSETEPMRMKSNLIEQVVSPVLWTDSIEWMIAQGVDTFIEVGPSKVLSGLVKKINRTVTTYSIEDLDSFYQFQKEWS